The DNA region ACGCAGCTGAAGGAGCGGGGTATCTCGCTGGCCCTGACGCTGGGCGACGAAGCTGTTGGCAATCTGTCGGGCGGCAACAAGAATGTCGGTGCCAACGCCGGGCAGCTGTTCTTTCAGGCCAAGTTCGACATGGCGAAGCTCGCCGGCATCCAGGGCGGCCTGGTCGGCCTTACGCTGGTCGACCGCTTCGGCCACAATCTGAACGACGACGCAGGCATTCCGGCCTTGCAGCTGACCAACGAAGTGTTCGGCCGCGGCAATATCCTGCGCCTCACCGAACTCTACTACTCGCAGAAACTGTTCGATGACCGCCTTGAACTCAAGGGCGGCCGTCTGCCGGTCGGTTCCGACTTCTTCTTCGGCCTGTGCGAGTTCATCAACCTGACCTTCTGCGGCGGCCAGCCCGGCAACATCCAGGGTGGCTACATCTACAACTGGCCGGTGAGCCAATGGGCCGGTGTCGCACACTACAACTTCACTAAGGAATGGCAGCTTTCGGTCGGCGTCTACGACGCAAATCCGAACTATCTGACGACGTCGGACTCCGCGACGTACTTCCTGCCGGGCGTCCCCGGCTCGAGCCGGGCCTCCGGCGTGCTGGTGCCGGTCGAGGTGGTCTGGGCGCCGAGCGGTCCCCTGAACGGGACCTGGCGTTTCGGCGGCTGGTATGACAGCGCGTCGACGATTGACGGCGGCCTTCCGGGTATCATTGCGATCGCCCCGGGCATCGGCGGCGTCTCGGACCAGAATCTGGGCGATCAGCGCGGCCGCTATGGCGTCTATGAATCGATCCTGCAGCGGCTGACCGTTGAGGGTGCAAAGGCACAGGGCTGGTACATGTTCCTCAACACGACGGTCGCCGATCACCGAACGTCGTATCAGGACTATCAGGTCGCCCTGGGCTTCCGGCACACCGGAACGTTCTCCTGGCGTCCGGACGACGAAGTCGGTTTCGCGGTGGGTACGACCCACGTGAATTCGGCTGCGCTCACCCTGAATGCGGGCGGAAACGAAGTTCCGATCGAAGCCTGGTACGGCTGGCAGGCGACTGGCTGGATGAACCTCAAGTTCGACGCCCAGTACGTGATCAATCCCGGCGGGCGCGGCTATAATGCCGCCGGCATCAAGACCGAGAATGCCTGGGTCCTTGGTCTGCGCACGCTGGTGCACTTCTGAGCCGGAGGGGGTTGCCAGCATGTCTGAGCGAGGCCCGCCATGGTAACCCCTCACGACGCCGGGCTGGCCGTCCTGGAGTTGAAGGGCATCGGCAAGGAGTTCGGCGCCATTCGCGCGTTGCATGGCGTCGACCTGCGCGTTTCTCCCGGCGAGGTGGTCGGCCTGATGGGAGACAACGGCGCCGGCAAGTCGACGCTCGTCAAGATCATCGCCGGCAACTTCCCGCCGAGTCACGGCGAGATCCGCTTTGACGGCAAGCCGGTTCATTTCGTCCGGCCGATCGATGCCCGCGCGGTCGGAATCGAAGTGGTCTATCAGGACCTCGCGCTCGCCGACAATCTCACGGCAGCGGCCAATGTCTTCCTCGGCCGTGAGCTCAAGCGCAAGCTTGGTCCGTTCGCGTTTCTCGACCACAAGGCGATGGCAGCCCGCGCGCTGGAGCTGTTCGGCGAGCTGCGTTCGGAGACCCGACCGCACGATCTCGTCAAGCAGATGTCGGGCGGCCAGCGTCAGGCGGTCGCGATCGCACGGACTCGGCTGTCCAATGCCAAGCTCGTGATGATGGACGAGCCGACGGCCGCGATCTCGGTCCGCCAGGTCGAGCAGGTGCTGAGCCTGATCCATCGCCTGAAGGAACAGGGCGTCGCGGTGATGCTGATCTCGCACCGCATGCCCGACGTGTTCGCGGTCTGCGACCGCGTCGTGGTGATGCGCCGCGGCGAAAAACGTGCCGACAAGGCGATCGGCGACACCAGCCCCGAGGAAGTCACCTCCCTCATCACGGGAGCGAGAGAGGCTGCGTAATGGCCACGCCCCTGGAATCTCCCATCACCTTCACCAATGTCGGCAAGACCAAATGGTGGCAGAGCGGCTTCTTTGCCTCGCAGACCGGCTACGTCCTGCTCGCGCTGGTGGCGCTGTTCGTGGTGATGAACTTCGCCAGCCCCTACTTCCTCACCGAAGGCAATATGCAGAATGTGGCGAAGAACTTTTCCTTCATCGCCATCGCCACGCTCGGCGTGACCTTCGTCATCATCACCGGCGGCATCGACCTCTCGGTGGGGTCGGTGATGTGCTTTTCCGCGATGATCACCTCGATGGTCATGACCCAAATCTCGACGCCGGGCATGCCTGGCGCGGAGTGGTTCGTGCATTTTGCCGACGACGGCAAGACCGTGATCGCAAATATGCCCGGCTTGATCCTGCTCGTCTCGGTCCTTGCGGGGCTCGGCGTCGCGCTGATCGTCGGTCTCGTCAATGGCTTCTGCATCGCGGTGCTCGGGCTGTCGCCTTTCGTCACCACGCTCGGCATGCTGTCGATCGTGCGCGGCCTCGGTTACGTCGTCTCCAACGGCCGCGGCAGTTTTCCCAGCGGCCCCGAAGCCGAATATCTCTACGCGCTGACATCCGGCGTCGTATTCGGCATGCCGGCGCCGTTCATCTATCTCGTGGTTCTTGCGGTGGCGATGGCGATCGTGCTGCACCACACCGGTTTCGGCCGCCACGTCTTTGCCGTCGGCGGCAACGAGAAGGCGGCCGCGCTGACCGGCATTCCGGTCGTGCGGGTGAAGATCGAGATCTATGTGATCTGCGCGCTCGCCGCCGGCCTGCAGGGCATCATCGTCTCGGGCTGGCTGGGATCGGCGCCGGCAAACATGGCGACGTCCTACGAGCTCAACGTGATTGCAGCCGCCGTCATCGGCGGCGCCAATCTCGCCGGCGGCGCCGGCGGCCCGCTCGGGGCGATCGTCGGCTGCGTGCTGCTCGAGGTGATCCGCAACGGCCTCGTGCTCGCGCAGATCAACTCCTACTGGCAGCAGACCTTGGTGGGCGTGATCATCATCGCGGCGGTGCTGGTCGATCGTCTTCGCTCGCGCATGGCCTGAAGAGTTCGTCCTGGAGGATCGTAATGTCCGCCTATCCGCCTTCGGGAGCCGCTGATTTCGAGGGATAGGCATAAAAATGAGGAGGGAAACAATGAAGAAGGCACTTCTTGCCGCTGCGGTCCTCGCCATGATGGCGACACCCGGCTTTGCCCAGAGCTACAAATTCGTGATCGTGCCCAAGGCGATGAACAATCCGTTCTTCGATTTCGCGCGCGACGGTTGCCAGAAGCGCGCCAAGGAACTCGGCAACATCGAATGCATCTACAAGGGTCCCGTCGAGCACGAGCCGGCGACGCAAGCACAGATCATCCAGGATTTCATCACCCAGAAGGTGGACGGCCTGGCCATCTCGGTCGCCGATGTCGCGGCCATGACCAAGTCGATCGAGGCGGCAAATGCGGCCGGCATTCCCGTCATCACGTTTGACGCGGACGCGCCGGGCTCGAAGCGGATTGGCTATATCGGCACCGACAACAAGGAGTTCGGCGTCGCGCTCGGCAAGCAGTTGCTGAAGCTCCGGCCCGATGGCGGCAAGTACGCGATGGTCTCCGGCGGGCCGGGTGCGAAGAACCTGGCCGAACGCGTCGACGGCGTCCGGGAAGCGCTCAAAGGCTCGAAGTGGACCGAAGTCGGGGGCTCGCCGACGTTCTGCAACGACGACCCCGCGCTGGGCGTCCAGCAGATGACCGATCTGCGCACCGCTGTTCCTGATCTCGCGGCGATCATCCCGGTCGGCGGCTGGCCGATGTTCGCCCCGGAAGGCTTCAAGGCGTTCGCCAGCAAGAGCAAGAAGGACATCGACGCCGGCAAGTTCACGCTCGTCGTGGCCGATACCCTCAAGATGCAGCTTGAACTTCTGAACGAGGGCTATGTCAACGCACTGATCGGCCAGCGTCCGTTCGAGATGGGCGAGAAAGCGATGGATACGCTGCTTGCCATCAAGAAGGGCCAGAAGGTGCGGGAGATCATCCACACCGGTCTCGACGTCGTGACAAAGGACAACGTCGCGGCGATGCTGAAGTAGACACCGCTGCCCGGTTCCGGCCCGCCCATTCAAGGAGAAATCGCGGATGGGCGCGGCGGTTCCTGCATGACCCGATCTCGTCGAAATCTCTGGATTTGCCCGCAGCGGACCAATTGCCGGCGCGAGGTGCGCGCCGGCAAAATATCGAAAACAACCCCATGCAAAGTGAGCGACGGCTGCCGACGTTCGACAGGGCGACTTGACACGTCGGGCAACTCAGGGGTTTACTTCCAATATTCCGAAATTATGCGAGCGCCGCCTCGCCCGCCGGTTGCGCTTGCTATCGCGTCAATTCCAACGGCCGACGACAGTCCGCCGGCAGCCGTCGTTCATTGAGGTTAGTCACGCAGAGCGGCAGGAAATCCCTGCACGCGGTCTGTATATGGAGTACCCGCAGCGTCAGCGCGACGAAGCAGTACGCACCGGCATCTCCGGCGCCGCGGCAATGATCTATGCGGCCCGCTCGCTGGGCCTGGGTTCGACGCCGATGATCGGTTTCGATGCTGAAGCAATGGCCCGCGAGTTCGCGCTGGCCGACGACGAGGTGCCGGTGATGCTGTTATCCGTCGGCGCGGAACGTCCGGGAAACTGGCCGCAGAAGCCGCGCCGTCCGTTGGCCGATGTGCTGGAATTCGCTTAGTACGGTCAGGAGACGGATGGTCGCAACGATGCCAGGGCTTCCATCGCTCCCGCGAGGTCTTACGCAGACAACCTGTGGCTCGGCTGCAGTTTAGCTCCCTCAGGAATCGCCCCGTTCGGAGAAAGTTTCGCCCTCGCGCATCCGGCCAAGCTCCAAGGGCGCATTGGCGCTGTCGAGGAACTCAACCGTGGTGAACCACAAGTCGGCATCGCCGACGTTTTCGAGGTCGTGGATCTTGTATTCACCCTTTCCATAGACGAAGTGACGGGTCTCGCCGGCCGAGTAGACCGCTTCGACGATCGTCCCGTCCTCGGCGTGCGATTGCGCCCGGCCTGGCGTTACCGCGGTCCAGAAGTAGTCCAGCACGTGACGATGGAATCCGATGCGCTCACCTGGGGCAAGCCGGATTTCCCAGACCCGCACGCGCTCGGTCTCGGACAACAGCCGCGTCCCGACCCGCCCGTTGAGCTGATTGGTATCGAACTCCTTGCGAATGTCGTCGGGCCAGGCGGCCCTCCCCTTTTCGGTCACATCGACGCTCATTGTTGTGCCTCCTTGAGATGAGTGATCCACGCTGCCCTACTCGACGCCGAGCCCGGTCTGGGCGCGGACGTGCTGCGCGCCGAACGAGGCGCGGACGGAAGCCGCCGCCGCACTGCGGTCCAGCACCGACACCGCCCATGATACGGCGAAGGCGAGAGGAACCGAGACCAGGGCCGGATTGTCGTAAGGGAATGGTGCAGGCCCGAGCTTCAACGCCGCTGTCCATACGCCCGGGCTGAGGGCGACCAGTCCCACCGATGCCAGCAGGCCGGCGAGCGACCCGCTCACGGCGCCGCGCGTCGTCAGGTCAGGCCAGACGATCGAGAGAAGAATCACCGGGAAGTTCGCACTCGCCGCGATCGCAAAGACCAGTCCGACCATGAATGCGATGTTCTGGTTCTCGAACAGGACACCCAGACCCATCGCAATCAGGCTGATCGCAACCGCGGCAGCCTTCGAGACGAGCACTTCCTCATGCTCGCTGGCACGGCCCCTGCGGATCACGCGGGCATAGAGGTCGTGGCTCGCCGCCGAGGCTCCCGCGAGCGTCAGCCCCGAAACGACAGCGAGGATCGTCGCGAACGCCACCGCCGAGATGAACCCGAGCAGCAGCGATCCGCCGACGGCATCGGCCAGATGTAGAGCCACCATGTTGACGCCGCCAACGAGGGCGCCCGACGTATCCCGAAACTGCGGGTTGGCCGAAACGATCGCGATCGCGCCGAAACCGAGCACAAACAATAGGCTGTAGAAGATGGAGATGAACCCGGTCGCGACCAGCACCGATGTACGCGCCTGGCGGGCATCGCTCACGGTGAAGAAGCGCATCAAGATGTGCGGCAACCCGGCCGTGCCGAAAATCAGGGCGAGCCCGAGGGAGATCGCCGATACTGGATCCTTGACAAGTCCGCCCGGCGCCATGATGGCGTCAGCCTTCGGATGCAATGTTACGGCTTCACGGAACAGCGCCTCCAGACTGAAGCCGAAGTGCCCGAGGATCAGGATCGACATCAGGACCGAGCCCGACATCAGCAGGATGGCCTTGATGATCTGCACCCAGGTCGTCGCGAGCATGCCTCCGACCGTCACATAGATCATCATCAGCACGCCGACGATGCCGACCGCGTAGATGTAGGGAAGCCCGAACAGCAGCTGGATCAGCTTGCCGGCGCCGACCAGCTGGGCGATCAGATAGAAGACCACGATCACGAGGGTGTTGACGCCTGCGACCGCCCTCACCGGGACTTCGGACAACCGATATGCCGCCACGTCGGCAAAGGTGTAACGGCCGAGATTGCGCAACGGCTCGGCAATCAGGAACAGGATCATCGGAAAGCCGACGAGGAAGCCGATCGCATAGATCATGCCGTCGTAGCCCGAGGTATAGACGAGCGCGGTAACGCCCAGGAACGTCGCGGCCGACGTGTAATCGCCGGCGATCGCGAGCCCGTTCTGGACACCCTTGAGACCGCCGCCGGCGGCATAGAAATCCTTGGCCGTGCTCGTACCACGTCGCGCAGCCCACCATGTGATGCCGAGGCTGATCGCGACGAAGCCGAGGAACATGGCGATCGCCGTCGCGTTCAGCGGTTGCCGCGTGCCGCTCGCCGCGGTCAACGCGTCGGCCGCGGCGGGCCCGGAAAGCAGGACGAGTGCGGTTGCAAACAGGGCTCCGCAAACCGAACGTGACGTCATCGGAGATCCTCCAGAAGCAGCTGACTGAGGCTGTCGAAACGAGAATTGGCGCGCCGCACGTAGAGCGCCGTCAGCAGGAAGCCGAGCGCGATCAGGCCGACGCCGACCAACACGCCCCAGGTGATCACGGTGCCGCTCCACAGCGGATACCCGAGCAGCCAGGGCCAGAACGCGATGGTCAGGATGTAGGCGAAGTAAGCGGCCGCCATGACGATCGACATCCCAACGCCAAGACGTGCGCGCTCACTGGCAAGCTGCTTGAACGCGGGATGGTGCTGGATGGTTTGCAAGTCCATTGGACGTCTATGCTCCCTTCTTTGAATTCACCTAGGCGGCAATACCGGTTGCCACCGCTGTCTCCGCCATCACCGCCTCGGGGCTGCGATGCTGCTCTGCCATCGCCCGTTCTTCGGCCGTGGCGATTTGCGCCTGCATGTATGCGCCGAGGTGGCGGGCGCGCCGCACGACTGCGGCGCCGAACGGAAGCCGGGCCGACTCGAATTTCGCGAGCGCCATCGGCAGATCGGCCGGATGGCCTCGCAACGCATCGACCAGAGCCGCCGCATCCGCCGCGGCTTTCGTCACGCCCATGCCGACATGGGGCCTCGCCACGAACGCAGCATCGCCGAGAATGACGGTGCGGGATCCGAGCGCCATGCGCGGCGTCTCGAGATCCAGGATGGCTTGGATGAACGGCTGAGACGTGAGGTGAACGACCTCGGCAAATTGCGGCGCCAGCAGCCGCTCCGCGTCCCGACGCATCGCGGCAATCACATCAGATCGAATCCTGGTCGGCGGAATCGACAAGGGCTGCCTGACACCATCGATATCCGTCAGGAGATCCGCCAGTCCATGGTCGGCGTCGGCCGGGCGATACCAGACGAAATTGAAGCGGCGCTCACCGACATCCATCTCCTCATTGGCCCCGGCAACGGGATAGCCGAGCATCTGCTCCCCGAGAGGCAGGCTGAAGGCGAACCAGTCGCACAATTCCGCCCGCGTCCGAGTCGACAGGTCCCGCTCGTTGACGAGGCCCCGCCAGGCGACGTAACCGGCGTATTTGGGCTCGACGTTGGCCGCGAGCTGCGTCCTGACGCTCGAGAATATGCCGTCGGCGCCGACCAGCAGGTCTCCCGACGCTTCGGTGCCGTCGGAAAAGCGCGCCACCACCCGGTCGCCGAGCTCCGTGACATCCTCGAGGTTCTTGCCGTGATGGTAGTGTTGCGGCGGCAGCGCCGCCTTCAAGAGCCCATAGAGGTGTCCCCAGGATGTGAGCACTTGCCGCAACCCGAGCTCGCCTGCGATCCGGCCACTTCGGTCCAAGACGCGCCGCCCCGGAACGACGACCCCGACCGCCGCGGCCGCGGTATCGATGCCGGCCCGGCCCAAGACGTCGAACAGTTCCAAATGCGTGACGATGCCCGCGCCTCGGCCCGCGAGCTCGGCGCCGATACGCTCGTAGACGTCGACGTCCCAGCCTTCCCGCCGCAACAGCAACGCGGCAAACAGCCCCGCCATGGACCCACCGATCACGAGTGCTCTCGGCTGCACTCCACACTTCCAGCGGTGGTCGCTCATGAGCATCCTCCTGTCGGTGATTGGTTCACGCGAACCGGTACTTATTTATCGTTTGATCAATTATTGGCATGTCATTGATCCAAGTCAATCGTTATTTATCAAATGATAAACAAAAAGTGATGGCAGCGCTTGCCGTCGGCCCTGGCGGCAAATCGGTGTATGAAGACATGAAAGTGTCCTCAAGCCGACGAATCAGACGTGAAGCAGGCCAGAAGAGCGCGTCTTCCGACGCCGATCCGAGAGCAGCAGAGGCTGGACCCGTCCGAGCGGGAAGCCATCATCGCGCGCGAAGCCGTGTCGTTCTTTGCCGAGTACGGGTTCGAAGGGCAGACCCGCGAACTCGCAAAGCGGCTGCGCATTACCCAGCCCCTGCTCTATCGCTATTTTCCGAGCAAGGAAGCCCTGATCGAGCGGGTCTATCAGGAGGTTTTCGTCGGGCGCTGGAAACCGTCCTGGGAGAAGGTCATCACCGATCGCACGGTCCCTCTCAAGGCCAGGCTGATCCAGTTCTATCGCGAATACGCCGAGGTCATTCTCACCTACGAGTGGATCCGCCTGTTCATGTTCGCAGGCCTCAAGGACCTCGGACTGAACGCCCGCTATCTCAAGATGCTGCGCGAACGGGCGTTCGAGAGGGTGATCGAGGAGATCAGGTTCGAGTATGGACGCCCCTCGACCGACGAGCTGCCGACCACCGATCTCGAGGTCGAGATGATATGGGGCCTGCACGCTGCGATCTTCTATCTCGGAGTTCGCAAGTTCATCTACTCGATGCCCCTGGAAGCCGACGTCAATTCGATCATCGATGCCAAGGTGACGACATTCCTGGGCGGCGTTCGATTCGTCCTGCCGGCGAAGGCGATCGCCTAGATCCTGCTCCCTCCAACTACGCGCCAATCGCCTTCCTGATGCGAGCGGGATTGAACGGAAGGTCATGCATCCGAACGCCGATCGCATCACTGATCGCGTTCGCGATCGCGGCTCCCGTCGGCCCTTGCGCGGCCTCGGCGACACCATAAAAGCCATCGCCGGGCCGATCTATCAGGTGAACGTCGACCGCGCCCGGAACGCTGTCGAACCGCATGATCGGATAGGCTGACCAATCCACCGACGTGACGCGGGTGCGATCGAACGTCACGCGTTCGAACAGCGTCCAGCTGATCGATTGCAGGATGCCGCCCTCGACCTGGTTGCGGACACCGTCCGGGTTCACGACCTGCCCCGTATCCACCGCTGCGACGACGCGACGGACGCGAACGGTGCCAGTGAGGCGTACGACTTCGATCTCGACGGCCACCGCGCACCAGGCTTCGAGGTTCTTGTAACGTGCAAAGCCAAAGCCGAATCCGCTGTTGTCGGAACGCTTGACCCGCGCGGCCCAGCCGAAGCGGGATGCCGCCGCTTCGATGACGTCGCGCGCGCGGGGATCGACGGCATGGCGAAGTCGAAACGCGACGGGGTCCTGCCCCGAGCGCGCCGCCAGCTCGTCAAACATGCTCTCGATCGAAAGCACATTGAGGTAGCCACCAAGTGAGCGCATGGAGGAGCCACGCAAGGGCATGTCGGGCAGGAAATGGCTGATCACCTTGCAGTTCGGGATCGAATAGAGCGGAATCGCGTTGCGGTCACCGCCACCCTCGGGCTGCGCCAGCGCAACCGGCGGCGCGGGTGGAGATGCGTCGGACTTCAGCCGGGCGGCTGTGAGCGTTCCCGGTGGTCCGGGCCGCATCATATGCGACTGGCTCCAGACCTCGTGGTGCCAATCCGCGATCACCCCATCCGGTCCGACCGCTGCGCGGAGCTTGACAACCATGCCGGGTCCGAACGGATCCCAGGCGTGCTCCTGTTCACGCATCAGCTGCACCCTGATCGGCCGGCCGGGCATCGCGACGGCAAGCATCGCTGCATCGGCTGCGGCGTCGTCGGCGCCATTGTGACCGTAGCAACCGGCCCCTTCCGCATGGATGCAGCGCACGTTTTCTGTGGGCATGCGCAGCATGCCGGCAATCGCATTACGAAGGAAGAAAACGCCCTGCGTATGCGTCCAAACCGTGAGCATGCCGTCCTGGAATTGCGCCATCGCACAGGACGGCCCGATCGAGCCGTGGGTGAGGTAAGGCCGGCTGAAGGTCGCTTCGACCGCGATTCCCGGCTTGCCCGGACGTCCCTCGTCGTGAATCGTCGTGTCGCGCGAAGGCAGGTTGATCAGGGCTCCCGGCAGGTCCTCGCCATCAGGCAGAGCTTGCTGTTCGATCCAGGTCGTGGTCGCAGCGAGCGTTCGCATTCCCTGAACGGCGGTCCACTCACGGTCTGCAATCACGCCAAGGAAATTGCCGTCGCGCACGACCTTGGCGATCCCGTTCATCCGCTCGACAGGCGCGACATCGAGATCGCGCAAGGTGGCCCCGTAACTCGGTGGACGGACGACACGACCGTGCAGCATCCCCTCGGGGCGCAGATCCTGAACATAGGCGCTACCGCCCGTCACCTTGGCCGGAATATCGATCCGCGAAACCGGCTGGTTCATCACCGTGAAGTCTGCCGGCGAGGTGAGATGCGACGTTGTGCTCGCTTCCACAGATAACAGTTGATCGCGAACCAGCTCGCCGTAGGCCAGACGTGCGCCGTGAGGGCCGAACACCGCGCCGCTGCGGACCTGGAGCGTGGTTGCGGGCACGCCAAGCCGGCGGGCGGCCTCGTAGCGAAGGATCTCGCGCGTCTGCGCCGCCGCGTGCCGGATTGCGGTGCCGGAATCCTGCATCGAATGGCTTGCGGCCGTGTAGCCTTCATTCGGCGTCCGTGCGGTATCTGCCGTGACGAGCGACAGCCGATCGAACGGCAGCTTGAGCTCCTCGGCTGCGACCTGGAGCAGTGACGTCTTGAGACCCTGGCCGAGCTCGGCCTTTCCCGTGAGGATCGTAACCGCACCCGACGCATCGACGCGAATCCAGGCATCGATGTTGGGTGTGTCGTCGAGGCTTCCCGGAAGACCGTGCTTCGACGGACCTCCACCGGTGCCGGTTTCCGTCTGTGCACGCGCTCCGGAGAATCGCAAGGCCACAATGAGCGCGCCGGCACCCGCCAATACGCTCCGTCGAGAGACAGCATGCGTCATCGCCCCGCCCTCACCTCGGCAGACCTCTTCTTCAGCTCGTCGGCGGCACGGCGGACCGCACGCAAGATCCGCATATGAGTTCCGCATCGGCAGAGATGCGGCTGCAGTTCGGCCCTGATCGATTCGTCGGTCACATTCGGATCACGATTGAGCAGCGCCTGGGCGCGCATCATCATGCCGGGAATGCAATAGCCGCACTGCGCTGCCTGTTCGGCGATGAAGGCCTGCTGCAACGGGCCTGGCGTCGCCTGGCTTCCGAGTCCTTCCAGCGTGGTGATGGCCCGCCCCTCCAGCACCATTACCGGCGTGATGCAGGAGAAGATGGCCTTGCCGTCGACGATCACGGTGCACGCGCCGCACTGGCCGAGGCCGCAACCGTACTTTGCGGCGTTCAGCCCGAGTTCGTCGCGGAGAACATAGAGCAGCGGCGTGTCCGGGCTCGCCTTGATGGATCGGCTCTCGCCGTTAACGGTCAACGTTGTCATGGCGCGTCAGCGGCCTTTCTGCTCATTGTTCTCTTGCCCGGCTCACTGGTTGGCTCTTGCGACCGCCACCGCCTTGGCGACCCCGTCCCACCGGGTCTTGCCGGCGAACTGCGTGCGCAGGTAGTTGGCGAGATCGGAGATCTGCCGGTCGCCGAGAACATCGCCAAAGCCGGGCATGATCGGACGCGCCGAACCGTCGGAGGACGCGGGGATTCCTCGCAGCACGAGATTGATCAGGTTGGCTGGCGTCTCGTCGGCAAGGGCCGTGGAGAGACCAAGGCCCACGCCCCCCAGCGGCAAAGGTCTGCCGCCCTCATGGCATGATGCGCAAGCGACGCCGTAGATCGCTCCACCCGGATCGGACTGGAGTGACGGCGTCGCGGCTTGCGCACCAGCCACTTGCGGCAATCGTCCGGGCCCCGAGGGAGCGGCGATCTTTGCGCCGGTCCGAGCTTCGCTCTTGCCGAGCGAGGCTAGATAATAGGCCATTGCGCTGACATCCGCGGGATCGACCTGGGACAGATTGTCGGTCACGTTCGCCATGGGACCTTGAGCCGTGCCATGCTGGGGATGCGAACCACGCGCAAGATAATCCGTCAGGGCCGCCTCATCCCACGGGACCGGCGACCGCGAGCTTCGACCGAGCGCGTAGGCACGCCAGCCTTCGGCCACGCCGCCCTGGAAGCTCGCCGAGACCTCTTCTGCGCCCATCGGGTTTCGCGGAGAATGGCAGGCGCCGCAGTGCCCG from Bradyrhizobium sp. B124 includes:
- a CDS encoding carbohydrate porin yields the protein MLHRSVNTARACGVGIALLSLFGGGAHAADLLTKAPPIPYAETDDFWTRPYLFGDLGRTQLKERGISLALTLGDEAVGNLSGGNKNVGANAGQLFFQAKFDMAKLAGIQGGLVGLTLVDRFGHNLNDDAGIPALQLTNEVFGRGNILRLTELYYSQKLFDDRLELKGGRLPVGSDFFFGLCEFINLTFCGGQPGNIQGGYIYNWPVSQWAGVAHYNFTKEWQLSVGVYDANPNYLTTSDSATYFLPGVPGSSRASGVLVPVEVVWAPSGPLNGTWRFGGWYDSASTIDGGLPGIIAIAPGIGGVSDQNLGDQRGRYGVYESILQRLTVEGAKAQGWYMFLNTTVADHRTSYQDYQVALGFRHTGTFSWRPDDEVGFAVGTTHVNSAALTLNAGGNEVPIEAWYGWQATGWMNLKFDAQYVINPGGRGYNAAGIKTENAWVLGLRTLVHF
- a CDS encoding ATP-binding cassette domain-containing protein, which translates into the protein MVTPHDAGLAVLELKGIGKEFGAIRALHGVDLRVSPGEVVGLMGDNGAGKSTLVKIIAGNFPPSHGEIRFDGKPVHFVRPIDARAVGIEVVYQDLALADNLTAAANVFLGRELKRKLGPFAFLDHKAMAARALELFGELRSETRPHDLVKQMSGGQRQAVAIARTRLSNAKLVMMDEPTAAISVRQVEQVLSLIHRLKEQGVAVMLISHRMPDVFAVCDRVVVMRRGEKRADKAIGDTSPEEVTSLITGAREAA
- a CDS encoding ABC transporter permease, whose translation is MATPLESPITFTNVGKTKWWQSGFFASQTGYVLLALVALFVVMNFASPYFLTEGNMQNVAKNFSFIAIATLGVTFVIITGGIDLSVGSVMCFSAMITSMVMTQISTPGMPGAEWFVHFADDGKTVIANMPGLILLVSVLAGLGVALIVGLVNGFCIAVLGLSPFVTTLGMLSIVRGLGYVVSNGRGSFPSGPEAEYLYALTSGVVFGMPAPFIYLVVLAVAMAIVLHHTGFGRHVFAVGGNEKAAALTGIPVVRVKIEIYVICALAAGLQGIIVSGWLGSAPANMATSYELNVIAAAVIGGANLAGGAGGPLGAIVGCVLLEVIRNGLVLAQINSYWQQTLVGVIIIAAVLVDRLRSRMA
- a CDS encoding sugar-binding protein, coding for MKKALLAAAVLAMMATPGFAQSYKFVIVPKAMNNPFFDFARDGCQKRAKELGNIECIYKGPVEHEPATQAQIIQDFITQKVDGLAISVADVAAMTKSIEAANAAGIPVITFDADAPGSKRIGYIGTDNKEFGVALGKQLLKLRPDGGKYAMVSGGPGAKNLAERVDGVREALKGSKWTEVGGSPTFCNDDPALGVQQMTDLRTAVPDLAAIIPVGGWPMFAPEGFKAFASKSKKDIDAGKFTLVVADTLKMQLELLNEGYVNALIGQRPFEMGEKAMDTLLAIKKGQKVREIIHTGLDVVTKDNVAAMLK
- the actP gene encoding cation/acetate symporter ActP; this translates as MTSRSVCGALFATALVLLSGPAAADALTAASGTRQPLNATAIAMFLGFVAISLGITWWAARRGTSTAKDFYAAGGGLKGVQNGLAIAGDYTSAATFLGVTALVYTSGYDGMIYAIGFLVGFPMILFLIAEPLRNLGRYTFADVAAYRLSEVPVRAVAGVNTLVIVVFYLIAQLVGAGKLIQLLFGLPYIYAVGIVGVLMMIYVTVGGMLATTWVQIIKAILLMSGSVLMSILILGHFGFSLEALFREAVTLHPKADAIMAPGGLVKDPVSAISLGLALIFGTAGLPHILMRFFTVSDARQARTSVLVATGFISIFYSLLFVLGFGAIAIVSANPQFRDTSGALVGGVNMVALHLADAVGGSLLLGFISAVAFATILAVVSGLTLAGASAASHDLYARVIRRGRASEHEEVLVSKAAAVAISLIAMGLGVLFENQNIAFMVGLVFAIAASANFPVILLSIVWPDLTTRGAVSGSLAGLLASVGLVALSPGVWTAALKLGPAPFPYDNPALVSVPLAFAVSWAVSVLDRSAAAASVRASFGAQHVRAQTGLGVE
- a CDS encoding DUF485 domain-containing protein, whose amino-acid sequence is MDLQTIQHHPAFKQLASERARLGVGMSIVMAAAYFAYILTIAFWPWLLGYPLWSGTVITWGVLVGVGLIALGFLLTALYVRRANSRFDSLSQLLLEDLR
- a CDS encoding FAD binding domain-containing protein encodes the protein MSDHRWKCGVQPRALVIGGSMAGLFAALLLRREGWDVDVYERIGAELAGRGAGIVTHLELFDVLGRAGIDTAAAAVGVVVPGRRVLDRSGRIAGELGLRQVLTSWGHLYGLLKAALPPQHYHHGKNLEDVTELGDRVVARFSDGTEASGDLLVGADGIFSSVRTQLAANVEPKYAGYVAWRGLVNERDLSTRTRAELCDWFAFSLPLGEQMLGYPVAGANEEMDVGERRFNFVWYRPADADHGLADLLTDIDGVRQPLSIPPTRIRSDVIAAMRRDAERLLAPQFAEVVHLTSQPFIQAILDLETPRMALGSRTVILGDAAFVARPHVGMGVTKAAADAAALVDALRGHPADLPMALAKFESARLPFGAAVVRRARHLGAYMQAQIATAEERAMAEQHRSPEAVMAETAVATGIAA
- a CDS encoding TetR/AcrR family transcriptional regulator, coding for MKQARRARLPTPIREQQRLDPSEREAIIAREAVSFFAEYGFEGQTRELAKRLRITQPLLYRYFPSKEALIERVYQEVFVGRWKPSWEKVITDRTVPLKARLIQFYREYAEVILTYEWIRLFMFAGLKDLGLNARYLKMLRERAFERVIEEIRFEYGRPSTDELPTTDLEVEMIWGLHAAIFYLGVRKFIYSMPLEADVNSIIDAKVTTFLGGVRFVLPAKAIA